Proteins found in one Opitutaceae bacterium genomic segment:
- a CDS encoding response regulator — protein MTAPRKVLVVDDEPHIRKLITLIARQVEAFEITEASNGAEAVEVFATLKPDLVLMDVNMPMMDGLEALKRMNAIDPTSLVVMLTSLANRQTVEEALHGGAVHYLRKDTPKDEIIAELKKIVKNYLDEEDATHAKQ, from the coding sequence ATGACCGCGCCACGCAAAGTCCTCGTCGTCGACGACGAGCCGCATATCCGAAAGCTCATCACCCTCATCGCCCGGCAGGTCGAGGCATTCGAGATTACCGAGGCGTCCAACGGAGCCGAGGCCGTCGAAGTGTTCGCAACCCTGAAGCCGGACCTTGTCTTGATGGACGTTAATATGCCCATGATGGACGGACTTGAGGCGCTCAAGCGGATGAATGCGATCGACCCGACCTCGCTTGTCGTGATGCTCACCTCCCTGGCCAATCGCCAGACAGTCGAGGAGGCGCTGCACGGTGGCGCAGTTCACTACCTGCGCAAGGACACGCCGAAGGACGAGATAATCGCCGAGTTGAAGAAGATTGTTAAGAACTACCTGGACGAGGAGGACGCCACCCATGCAAAGCAGTAA
- a CDS encoding response regulator, with translation MQTATMPPQQVRPDQTVAPFLAHGPSGVPQVDLRGRKILVIEDDRLNLMILKEILKGEGFEISDADSAEEALTVYDSYKPDLILLDVMLPGIDGFACCKELHARYGAHTCPVIFITAKATSEDVLEGFRSGGIDYLPKPFRRRESLARIRTHLQTRLLMEEQQRLVAQLSSANAAKNRLLGMAAHDLRNPLASIKGLAEFLADGTVGPMSPDQLDLVKTIQETSQSMLALLSELLDVATVEAGDLKVVAEPTDFGALVTRAVQLNNINAAKKETKILVSSEAPSIRIRMDAAKIRQVVDNLLSNAVKYSPPKSTIRVYMEVSMEALRFVVQDEGPGIPPGEKQKLFKEFTTLSVRPTGGEKATGLGLAICRKIVEAHDGAIDAANLPEKGCEFSFTLPIKT, from the coding sequence ATGCAGACTGCCACCATGCCGCCCCAACAAGTCCGTCCCGATCAGACGGTTGCGCCATTTCTGGCGCACGGCCCCAGTGGCGTGCCGCAAGTGGACCTGCGGGGCCGGAAGATTCTCGTAATTGAGGATGACAGGCTCAACCTCATGATCTTGAAGGAAATCCTCAAAGGAGAGGGCTTTGAGATCAGCGATGCGGATTCCGCCGAGGAGGCACTCACCGTTTACGATTCCTACAAGCCCGACCTGATCCTCCTCGACGTGATGCTACCGGGGATTGACGGCTTCGCCTGCTGCAAGGAACTGCACGCCCGCTACGGCGCGCACACGTGCCCCGTCATTTTTATCACCGCAAAAGCGACTTCCGAGGACGTCCTCGAGGGATTTCGTTCAGGTGGCATCGATTACCTCCCAAAACCGTTTCGCAGGCGCGAATCGCTCGCGCGAATTCGCACGCACCTGCAAACCAGACTCCTGATGGAGGAGCAACAGCGTCTGGTCGCGCAACTGAGCTCCGCGAACGCGGCGAAGAACCGGCTGCTCGGCATGGCGGCCCACGACCTGCGCAATCCCCTCGCCTCGATCAAGGGACTGGCGGAATTCCTCGCGGATGGAACAGTCGGACCAATGTCCCCCGACCAGCTCGACCTGGTGAAGACGATCCAGGAAACGAGCCAGTCGATGCTCGCGCTGCTCAGCGAACTCCTCGACGTGGCCACGGTCGAGGCGGGCGACTTGAAGGTCGTTGCAGAACCCACCGATTTTGGGGCGCTGGTCACGCGCGCTGTCCAGCTGAACAATATCAACGCGGCGAAGAAGGAGACCAAGATCTTGGTCTCCTCCGAGGCGCCTTCCATCCGAATCCGCATGGACGCGGCCAAGATTCGCCAGGTGGTCGACAACCTGCTCAGCAATGCCGTGAAGTATTCGCCGCCCAAGTCGACCATCCGTGTGTACATGGAAGTATCCATGGAGGCACTACGTTTTGTGGTGCAGGACGAGGGTCCTGGCATCCCGCCCGGCGAGAAACAGAAGCTCTTCAAGGAGTTCACCACCCTCTCGGTGCGACCCACGGGCGGCGAAAAGGCAACCGGCCTCGGGCTCGCCATCTGCCGAAAGATCGTTGAGGCTCACGACGGTGCGATCGATGCCGCCAACCTGCCCGAAAAGGGCTGCGAATTTTCCTTCACCCTCCCCATAAAGACCTGA
- a CDS encoding protein arginine kinase — protein sequence MTIASLLASPSELTDAGSGKCAIVLMTRIRLARNLASQSFPGWAKDPQRAQVLERCREALSSTSQMKKGLNVSIEDLSDLERQILVERHLISRELSGSKGGAGVVISRDQTLSVMINEEDHLRIQALRSGFQLKKTWNAINDLDSALEDQLDYAFSSDLGYLTACPTNLGTGMRASAMMHLPALVISGQMEKIVRAVNQLGMVVRGLFGEGSDASGSIFQISNQTTLGESEAEILKRLSSVLNSIIEHELNARNRLMETEPAKMLDKIGRAFGIVQNSHLLSSGEAMNLLSLLRLGVDLGLCREEMRTTIDRLFIEAQPGHVQTLQGNGIDPTKRDAIRAERLRNDFTQFARPAPAPITPTN from the coding sequence ATGACCATTGCTTCGCTTCTGGCCAGCCCCAGTGAGCTGACAGACGCGGGTTCTGGCAAATGCGCCATCGTCCTGATGACGCGCATACGCTTGGCGCGTAATCTTGCCAGCCAGAGTTTTCCCGGCTGGGCAAAAGACCCGCAGCGAGCCCAGGTGCTCGAGCGTTGCCGCGAGGCGTTGTCCTCCACCAGCCAAATGAAGAAGGGCCTGAATGTTTCCATCGAGGATCTGTCCGACCTCGAGCGTCAAATTCTCGTCGAACGACACCTCATCAGCCGTGAGTTGAGCGGTTCGAAGGGTGGTGCGGGCGTCGTGATCAGCCGCGACCAGACACTGTCCGTCATGATCAATGAAGAGGATCACCTCCGCATCCAGGCGCTTCGCTCGGGATTTCAACTCAAGAAGACCTGGAACGCGATCAATGACCTTGATAGCGCCCTCGAAGACCAACTCGATTACGCCTTCTCCTCCGATCTTGGCTACCTAACCGCTTGTCCCACCAACCTTGGCACGGGTATGAGGGCCTCGGCGATGATGCACCTGCCGGCGCTTGTGATCTCGGGCCAGATGGAGAAAATCGTCCGCGCCGTTAACCAACTCGGAATGGTGGTTCGGGGTCTCTTCGGAGAAGGCTCCGACGCGAGCGGAAGCATCTTCCAGATTTCAAACCAGACGACTCTCGGGGAGTCGGAAGCAGAGATTCTCAAGCGCCTCTCCAGCGTACTGAATTCGATCATCGAGCACGAGCTCAACGCGCGGAACCGTTTGATGGAGACGGAACCCGCCAAGATGCTTGATAAAATCGGGCGTGCCTTCGGCATCGTTCAAAACAGCCACCTCCTCAGCTCCGGGGAAGCGATGAATCTTCTCTCGCTGCTTCGACTCGGCGTCGATCTCGGTCTCTGTCGTGAGGAGATGCGGACGACGATTGACCGTCTGTTCATCGAAGCCCAGCCGGGACACGTCCAGACTCTTCAGGGGAATGGGATCGATCCCACGAAGCGCGATGCCATCCGCGCTGAACGCCTCCGCAATGATTTCACGCAATTCGCACGGCCAGCTCCTGCTCCCATAACACCGACTAATTAA
- a CDS encoding ATP-dependent Clp protease ATP-binding subunit, whose translation MNNFTPRAQQVLALARKEADRFHHNYVGTEHILLGLIKLGQGVAVSVLQKMGLDLETVRSAVEKQVGTGQESKTTGSIPYTPRVKKVLALAGKEAKALNHSYVGTEHILLGLLREGEGVAARVLKSLDIDIERTRNEILRELDPQYSSGETGAAPGAGDEAAAGGNPRAGNTPEDKKEVKTPALKAFGRDLTELARKGELDPVVGRKNEIRRVIQILCRRTKNNPVLIGEAGVGKTAIVEGLAQEIASGIVPEILLEKRVITLDLALMVAGTKYRGQFEERIKAVMDEIKRAKNIILFIDELHTIVGAGAAEGAMDASNIFKPALSRGELQCVGATTLNEYRKYIEKDSALDRRFQSVKVEPPSVDDTVTILKGIRGKYEDHHKATFTDKALEAAAKLSDRYITGRFLPDKAIDVMDEAGSRARIASLNRPPEIEDMAKEIEQVCAQKEEAIAKQHFEEAAKYRDKEKQLRAKQDAATEAWKKAREEKRVAIDEDLMMQVVADWTGIPLSRMEKKESEKLLNLELEIQKTVIGQENAAIAIARALRRSRADLKDPRRPIGSFLFVGPTGVGKTETAKQLAMQMFGNQDALIQIDMSEYMEKFAVSRLIGSPPGYVGYEEGGQLTEAVRRRPYSVILFDEIEKAHPDVLQLLLQILEDGRLTDSLGRTVDFRNTIIIMTSNVGASLLQRQTSLGFAAARQGNFSDHEKMREKVLEEAKRVFKPEFLNRISDIIFFRPLDKNDLIKIVEIEVEKFAKRLHERKITLEFTPDAKTLLIEKGYDEKYGARPLRRAVEHYLEDPLAEALLRGDVKDGEPCMVVRNGDKLEFRQKDAASPAPDSGVKS comes from the coding sequence ATGAACAACTTTACGCCCCGAGCCCAACAGGTTCTTGCCTTGGCTCGCAAGGAGGCGGACCGTTTCCACCACAACTACGTCGGCACTGAGCATATCCTGCTTGGGTTGATCAAGTTGGGGCAGGGCGTCGCCGTGAGCGTGCTTCAGAAAATGGGGCTCGACCTGGAGACCGTGCGCTCGGCTGTCGAAAAGCAGGTCGGCACAGGTCAGGAGTCGAAGACCACGGGCAGTATTCCCTACACGCCTCGCGTGAAGAAAGTGCTCGCCCTGGCTGGCAAGGAAGCAAAGGCACTCAATCACTCCTACGTGGGCACCGAGCATATTCTCCTCGGTCTTCTCCGCGAAGGGGAGGGCGTCGCAGCCCGTGTTCTCAAGTCGCTCGATATCGATATCGAACGCACGCGAAATGAGATCCTGCGAGAGTTGGATCCCCAGTACTCGTCCGGGGAAACGGGCGCGGCTCCGGGCGCCGGAGACGAGGCGGCAGCCGGGGGCAACCCCCGCGCCGGCAACACTCCTGAAGACAAGAAGGAGGTTAAGACTCCCGCGCTTAAGGCTTTTGGTCGCGATCTCACGGAACTTGCCCGCAAGGGCGAACTCGACCCGGTGGTGGGTCGAAAGAACGAGATTCGTCGTGTCATTCAGATCCTCTGCCGCCGCACCAAAAACAATCCAGTCCTCATCGGTGAAGCCGGAGTGGGCAAGACGGCCATTGTCGAAGGCCTCGCCCAGGAGATCGCCAGCGGAATTGTGCCTGAGATCCTGCTTGAAAAACGGGTGATCACGCTCGACCTCGCGCTTATGGTTGCGGGCACCAAGTATCGCGGCCAGTTCGAGGAACGCATCAAAGCCGTGATGGACGAGATCAAGCGGGCGAAGAACATCATCCTCTTCATCGACGAATTGCACACAATCGTCGGCGCTGGCGCCGCCGAAGGCGCGATGGACGCCTCCAACATCTTCAAGCCTGCGCTCTCCCGTGGGGAACTGCAGTGCGTCGGCGCGACCACCCTGAACGAGTACCGCAAGTACATCGAGAAGGATAGCGCCCTTGATCGCCGCTTTCAGTCCGTGAAGGTCGAACCACCATCCGTCGACGACACGGTGACAATCCTCAAGGGCATTCGCGGCAAGTATGAGGATCACCACAAGGCCACGTTTACCGACAAGGCCCTCGAGGCTGCAGCCAAACTTTCGGACCGCTACATCACGGGTCGCTTCCTGCCTGACAAGGCGATCGACGTCATGGATGAAGCCGGTTCCCGCGCGCGCATCGCCTCGTTGAACCGCCCGCCGGAAATCGAAGACATGGCGAAGGAGATCGAGCAGGTCTGCGCGCAGAAGGAAGAGGCAATCGCCAAACAGCACTTCGAGGAAGCGGCGAAATACCGCGACAAGGAGAAGCAGCTCCGCGCGAAACAGGATGCCGCCACGGAAGCGTGGAAGAAAGCGCGCGAAGAAAAGCGCGTCGCCATCGACGAGGACCTCATGATGCAGGTTGTCGCCGACTGGACGGGCATCCCCCTCTCGCGAATGGAGAAGAAGGAAAGCGAAAAGCTCCTCAACCTCGAACTCGAGATCCAGAAGACGGTCATCGGCCAGGAGAACGCAGCAATCGCAATTGCGCGCGCCCTCCGCCGCTCACGCGCCGACCTGAAGGACCCTCGCCGCCCGATCGGCTCGTTTCTCTTCGTCGGTCCCACCGGCGTGGGCAAGACCGAGACGGCCAAGCAGCTCGCGATGCAGATGTTTGGCAACCAGGACGCGCTCATCCAGATCGACATGAGCGAGTACATGGAGAAATTTGCCGTCTCGCGCCTCATTGGCTCACCGCCGGGCTATGTCGGCTACGAGGAAGGCGGCCAGCTCACTGAGGCCGTTCGTCGTCGTCCTTACTCTGTCATCCTGTTCGACGAAATCGAGAAGGCCCATCCGGATGTGCTGCAGCTCCTGCTGCAGATTCTCGAGGATGGTCGCCTGACCGACTCCCTCGGCCGCACGGTCGATTTCCGCAATACGATCATCATCATGACTTCGAACGTGGGCGCGTCGCTGCTGCAGCGGCAGACCTCGCTCGGGTTTGCAGCCGCCCGACAGGGCAACTTTTCGGATCACGAGAAGATGCGCGAAAAGGTCCTCGAAGAGGCGAAACGGGTGTTCAAGCCTGAGTTCCTCAATCGTATTTCGGACATCATCTTCTTCCGTCCCCTCGACAAGAACGACCTCATCAAGATCGTCGAGATCGAGGTCGAGAAATTCGCCAAGCGCCTTCACGAGCGCAAGATCACGCTCGAGTTCACGCCTGACGCGAAGACGCTCCTCATCGAGAAGGGCTACGACGAGAAATATGGTGCTCGTCCCTTGCGGCGTGCAGTCGAACACTACCTCGAGGACCCCCTGGCGGAAGCGCTTCTCCGCGGCGACGTCAAGGACGGCGAGCCCTGCATGGTGGTGCGCAATGGCGACAAACTCGAGTTTCGCCAGAAGGATGCGGCGTCACCTGCTCCGGACTCAGGTGTGAAATCCTGA
- a CDS encoding ATPase, T2SS/T4P/T4SS family, with the protein MEKPSIDNLLDRIQALPGFDYKDELKELVRQHGNTVELMSSLIEARLVTKEDGCRVWADSFGVAYVDPFASVTTDESIAAIPVEIARKVKAIGLYILEGVLTVAMATPGDQMLIRRIAQIAKMPISPVFALPKEIEDSIIINYASEKNIEEILSEIEQSRLLAGGNELSQEGLNQLMDSESLISVVDQMIHYALRERATDLHIEAQETVCRVRFRIDGMLREMLSYSRKIHRAIISRLKIISGLNISESRFPQDGRFQLPVGSLTANFRLSTLPSQYGEKAVIRVLAMTGRKSMLTLEKMLISQSILEPFKRLVENPNGILFVTGPTGSGKTTTLYAALHEINKPGINISTIEDPIEITLEGVTQTQVNNHIDLKFATVLRSLLRQDPDVILVGEIRDTETAKIATEAALTGHLVLATLHTNTAAQAIVRLIEIGVEPYMVAPSVIGVLAQRLVAKICDNCKEAYYPSRDTLRKYFDDEGLTEVPFFRGRGCSICRGTGYKGRVAFHELVLITEEIRTMISEGKSAQEITRAAAKVGYKPLRYDALKKVLLGLTTIEQVEENTAFEWAS; encoded by the coding sequence GTGGAAAAGCCAAGCATTGATAATCTGCTCGACCGAATCCAGGCACTGCCAGGCTTCGACTATAAGGATGAGCTGAAGGAACTGGTCCGACAGCACGGCAACACCGTCGAGCTCATGAGTTCCCTCATCGAAGCCAGATTGGTGACCAAGGAAGACGGATGCCGAGTCTGGGCCGACTCCTTTGGAGTGGCCTACGTCGATCCCTTTGCATCGGTGACGACTGATGAATCGATTGCCGCCATCCCGGTCGAGATCGCACGCAAGGTGAAGGCAATTGGACTCTACATCCTGGAAGGCGTGCTGACCGTCGCAATGGCGACGCCCGGCGACCAGATGTTGATACGGCGAATTGCGCAGATCGCGAAGATGCCGATCAGCCCCGTGTTCGCACTGCCTAAGGAGATCGAGGATTCGATCATCATCAATTACGCCTCCGAGAAGAACATTGAGGAGATCCTCAGCGAGATTGAGCAGTCACGCCTTCTCGCTGGTGGAAACGAACTTTCCCAGGAAGGACTCAATCAGTTGATGGACTCCGAGTCCCTGATCTCGGTCGTCGACCAAATGATCCACTATGCCCTGCGAGAACGGGCGACCGACCTGCACATCGAGGCCCAGGAAACAGTCTGCCGGGTTCGCTTCCGTATCGACGGCATGCTTCGCGAGATGCTGTCCTACTCCCGCAAGATCCACCGGGCAATCATCTCGCGGCTCAAGATCATCAGCGGCCTCAACATCTCGGAATCGCGTTTTCCCCAGGACGGGCGCTTCCAACTTCCGGTCGGCAGCCTCACCGCAAATTTCCGCCTCTCCACGCTCCCATCGCAATACGGCGAGAAGGCCGTGATCCGCGTGCTCGCCATGACGGGCCGCAAGTCGATGCTGACGCTCGAAAAGATGCTGATCTCCCAATCGATCCTCGAGCCGTTCAAGCGGCTGGTTGAAAATCCGAACGGCATCCTTTTCGTCACAGGTCCAACCGGGTCGGGCAAGACCACGACGTTGTACGCCGCGCTCCATGAGATCAACAAGCCCGGCATCAACATCTCAACGATTGAAGATCCGATCGAGATCACCCTAGAGGGCGTTACTCAGACGCAGGTCAACAATCATATCGATCTGAAGTTTGCCACGGTGCTCCGCTCCCTGCTTCGCCAGGACCCCGATGTAATTCTCGTCGGCGAGATTCGCGATACTGAAACTGCGAAGATTGCCACAGAGGCGGCCCTCACCGGCCACCTCGTGCTCGCCACCCTGCACACCAACACCGCCGCACAGGCGATCGTGCGGCTTATTGAGATTGGCGTGGAACCGTACATGGTGGCGCCGTCTGTGATCGGAGTACTCGCGCAGCGGCTCGTCGCGAAGATCTGCGACAACTGCAAGGAAGCTTACTATCCATCACGAGACACGCTGCGAAAGTACTTTGACGATGAGGGACTGACGGAGGTGCCCTTCTTCCGGGGACGCGGGTGCAGTATTTGCCGCGGTACCGGCTACAAGGGACGCGTCGCCTTCCATGAACTCGTCCTCATCACCGAGGAGATCCGCACCATGATATCCGAGGGCAAAAGCGCCCAGGAGATCACACGCGCCGCCGCCAAGGTCGGTTACAAACCGCTTCGTTACGATGCCTTGAAGAAGGTCCTGCTCGGCCTTACCACGATTGAGCAGGTCGAGGAAAACACCGCCTTCGAATGGGCTTCCTGA
- the ahcY gene encoding adenosylhomocysteinase encodes MSTATLEPRATPGAKSDFHVKDLSLAEWGRKEIAVAEHEMPGLMSVRRKFGPSKPLKGVRVTGSLHMTIQTAVLIETLVELGASVRWASCNIFSTQDHAAAAIAKAGIPVFAWKGETLEEYWDLTWKAVSHPNGTGPELVVDDGGDVTLLLHKGYEMEQGSDWVNSASSSHEEGVIKDLLKRIKKEQPGVFTQMVKGWRGVSEETTTGVHRLYQLHEQGKLLVPSINVNDSVTKSKFDNLYGCRESLADGLKRATDVMIAGKVACVCGYGDVGKGSAHSLRGFGARVIVTEIDPINALQAAMEGFEVNTIESTLGVADIYVTTTGNCDVITLEHMEQMKDQAIVCNIGHFDNEIQVDLLYKAPGVKRNTIKPQYDAFTFPNGRTLYLLAEGRLVNLGCATGHPSFVMSNSFTNQALAQIDLWKNKDTYQVGVYRLPKHLDEEVARLHLEKIGVKLTKLSEKQAKYLGVAVEGPYKPEHYRY; translated from the coding sequence ATGTCTACCGCCACTCTCGAACCCCGCGCCACCCCAGGCGCGAAGTCTGATTTCCACGTCAAGGATCTCTCACTGGCCGAATGGGGCCGCAAGGAGATCGCCGTCGCCGAGCACGAGATGCCCGGCCTCATGTCAGTGCGGCGCAAGTTCGGCCCTTCAAAGCCCCTCAAGGGTGTCCGGGTCACCGGCTCCCTGCACATGACAATCCAAACGGCCGTCCTCATCGAGACGTTGGTCGAACTTGGCGCGTCGGTGCGTTGGGCTTCCTGCAACATCTTCTCGACCCAGGACCACGCTGCGGCCGCCATCGCGAAGGCCGGCATTCCTGTGTTCGCCTGGAAGGGTGAAACACTCGAGGAGTACTGGGATCTCACCTGGAAAGCCGTCAGCCATCCGAATGGCACGGGCCCTGAGTTGGTCGTAGACGACGGTGGAGATGTCACGCTCCTCCTGCACAAGGGTTATGAAATGGAGCAGGGGAGCGACTGGGTGAACTCCGCCTCCTCCTCGCACGAGGAAGGTGTGATCAAAGACCTGCTGAAGCGTATCAAGAAGGAGCAGCCCGGCGTCTTCACGCAGATGGTCAAGGGCTGGCGCGGCGTCTCGGAAGAGACGACAACCGGCGTCCATCGTCTCTATCAACTCCACGAACAGGGCAAGCTGCTGGTGCCTTCGATCAACGTGAATGATTCCGTGACCAAGTCGAAGTTCGACAACCTTTATGGTTGTCGTGAGTCACTTGCCGACGGTCTCAAGCGAGCCACGGACGTCATGATCGCCGGCAAGGTCGCCTGTGTGTGCGGCTATGGCGACGTGGGCAAGGGTTCGGCGCATTCGCTGCGCGGTTTCGGCGCGCGCGTGATTGTCACGGAAATTGACCCGATCAACGCGCTCCAGGCCGCCATGGAGGGCTTCGAGGTCAACACGATCGAGAGCACGCTCGGCGTTGCTGACATCTACGTCACCACCACCGGCAACTGCGACGTCATCACGCTCGAGCACATGGAGCAGATGAAGGACCAGGCGATCGTCTGCAATATCGGCCATTTCGACAACGAGATCCAGGTCGACCTCCTGTACAAGGCACCTGGTGTGAAGCGCAACACGATCAAGCCCCAGTACGACGCGTTCACCTTCCCGAACGGTCGCACGTTGTATCTCCTCGCGGAAGGGCGCCTGGTCAACCTCGGTTGCGCCACCGGCCACCCGTCGTTCGTGATGTCCAACAGCTTCACCAATCAGGCACTCGCCCAGATCGATCTGTGGAAGAACAAGGACACCTACCAGGTCGGCGTGTATCGCCTGCCAAAGCACCTCGATGAAGAGGTGGCTCGTCTGCACCTTGAGAAGATCGGTGTGAAACTCACCAAGCTCTCCGAGAAGCAGGCCAAGTACCTCGGGGTCGCGGTTGAAGGACCGTACAAGCCGGAGCACTACCGCTACTGA
- a CDS encoding dihydrofolate reductase family protein: MHVVLIAALTLDGRITRHATPGVTFGSPEDQRFLKEKLRECDASIMGASTYRLHREAIRSLKPANRLRVIWTRQPESFSADESSGSLEFRNGDAQGLVEALRGRGVRRCALLGGAETYTSFLKANLVHELWLTYEPVLVGTGLSLATEALDSMWKRVDTVPLNRDTFAVRYVRGTAEAPKRQRVSFWSHVACFLAWVFGLIAIGGLAGAILFPLFGPFFGAELPGPKLMLAGLKFGSFYFMIWAPGVAIVATVMRAYKKAGPR, translated from the coding sequence ATGCACGTAGTTCTCATCGCCGCCCTGACGCTCGATGGACGCATCACCCGCCACGCCACCCCGGGAGTGACCTTCGGCTCGCCCGAGGACCAGCGGTTTCTCAAGGAAAAGTTGCGCGAATGCGACGCCTCGATCATGGGGGCGTCGACCTACCGGCTTCATCGCGAGGCGATTCGTTCCCTGAAGCCGGCGAACCGGCTGCGGGTAATCTGGACCCGGCAACCGGAGAGCTTTTCCGCGGACGAGAGTTCGGGAAGCCTGGAATTCAGGAACGGGGATGCCCAAGGGCTGGTGGAAGCCCTCCGCGGCCGGGGTGTCAGACGCTGTGCGCTGCTCGGTGGAGCCGAGACCTACACCTCGTTTCTCAAGGCGAACCTGGTGCACGAGCTGTGGCTAACCTACGAGCCCGTGCTGGTTGGAACCGGACTATCCTTGGCAACCGAGGCACTCGATTCCATGTGGAAGCGCGTGGATACCGTCCCTTTGAATCGCGACACCTTCGCAGTACGCTATGTGCGCGGAACAGCAGAGGCTCCCAAACGGCAGCGAGTTTCCTTCTGGTCGCACGTGGCCTGCTTCCTCGCCTGGGTTTTCGGGCTCATTGCGATCGGGGGTTTGGCAGGCGCCATCCTCTTCCCTCTTTTCGGCCCGTTCTTTGGAGCTGAACTGCCCGGGCCGAAACTGATGCTGGCCGGGCTGAAATTCGGAAGCTTCTACTTCATGATCTGGGCACCCGGTGTTGCCATCGTGGCCACAGTCATGCGCGCCTACAAAAAAGCGGGGCCGCGCTAG
- a CDS encoding Hpt domain-containing protein, whose amino-acid sequence MSTTDILIDPEAIENLRALNPDDADGFLRDLISIFLEDTPIRLDELRTSLSSGDAQKFTRAAHSIKGSSSNMGATRLRNLAEKLEHSSKKEGLSGLAGQVEEISGIFDLTKSELQKFLN is encoded by the coding sequence ATGTCCACCACCGACATCCTCATTGACCCCGAGGCGATCGAGAATCTACGTGCACTGAATCCTGACGATGCCGACGGATTTCTGCGCGACCTGATTAGCATCTTCCTCGAAGATACTCCAATCCGCCTCGACGAGCTCCGCACCTCGCTTTCCTCAGGCGACGCCCAGAAGTTCACCCGAGCGGCCCACAGCATCAAGGGAAGTTCAAGCAACATGGGGGCCACGCGACTGCGCAACCTGGCCGAAAAGCTCGAACACTCATCGAAGAAGGAAGGTCTTTCAGGCCTCGCGGGCCAGGTCGAAGAGATCTCCGGGATATTCGATCTGACGAAATCCGAATTGCAAAAGTTCCTCAACTGA
- the metK gene encoding methionine adenosyltransferase, whose translation MANSFVFSSESVGEGHPDKVADLISDSVLDACLSIDRTSRVACETLVKSNAVVLAGEITIPKIGQKPIDTVINIGAIVREAIRDIGYVNDDDVFHADKVFIHNLLTTQSPDIAQGVDAKKAEGKKHAEQGAGDQGLMFGFACTETPELMPTPVMFAHRLGRELTRIRKSGKVEWLRPDAKSQVSVRYVDGKPVHIENVVISTQHTEDVKHSKIESYLINTIIKKVLPKNLLSKKTEFLINPTGRFVVGGPQGDSGLTGRKIIVDTYGGWGRHGGGAFSGKDPSKVDRSAAYMARWVAKNVVAAGLAESAELQVAYAIGHPDPVSVYVNTHGTAKVSEEKIVAAVNQVFSFKPADIVKQLNLLRPIYRETTNYGHFGKAGLPWEQTNKVSALRAAIK comes from the coding sequence ATGGCTAATTCATTCGTCTTCTCCTCAGAATCCGTTGGCGAAGGTCATCCCGACAAGGTCGCCGATCTTATTTCCGACAGCGTGCTCGATGCCTGCTTGTCGATTGACCGTACCAGCCGCGTCGCCTGCGAAACACTCGTGAAGTCGAATGCCGTGGTACTGGCCGGCGAGATCACGATCCCGAAGATCGGCCAGAAGCCGATCGACACGGTCATCAACATTGGCGCGATCGTTCGCGAAGCGATTCGTGACATCGGCTACGTTAACGACGACGACGTGTTCCATGCCGACAAGGTTTTCATCCACAACCTCCTCACAACGCAGTCGCCCGACATTGCCCAAGGCGTCGATGCCAAGAAAGCCGAAGGCAAGAAACACGCTGAGCAGGGCGCCGGCGACCAGGGTCTGATGTTTGGCTTTGCCTGCACCGAGACTCCGGAACTCATGCCGACGCCTGTGATGTTTGCCCACCGCCTCGGTCGTGAGCTCACTCGCATCCGCAAGAGCGGAAAGGTCGAGTGGCTGCGTCCCGATGCGAAGTCGCAGGTGTCCGTGCGCTATGTCGACGGCAAGCCCGTCCACATCGAGAATGTCGTGATCTCCACGCAGCACACCGAGGACGTCAAGCACTCCAAGATCGAGTCTTACCTGATCAACACGATCATCAAGAAGGTCCTCCCCAAGAACCTGCTCTCCAAGAAGACCGAGTTCCTTATCAACCCGACGGGTCGTTTTGTGGTCGGAGGCCCGCAGGGCGATTCCGGCCTAACCGGCCGCAAGATTATCGTCGATACGTATGGCGGCTGGGGCCGCCATGGCGGAGGTGCATTTTCGGGCAAGGATCCCTCGAAGGTCGACCGCTCCGCGGCTTACATGGCCCGCTGGGTGGCCAAGAATGTCGTGGCCGCCGGGCTCGCCGAGTCGGCCGAGTTGCAGGTCGCGTACGCGATCGGCCATCCGGATCCCGTCAGCGTCTACGTCAACACCCACGGCACCGCCAAGGTGTCCGAGGAAAAGATCGTGGCGGCTGTCAACCAGGTCTTCAGCTTCAAGCCTGCTGACATCGTGAAGCAGCTCAACCTGCTCCGACCAATCTACCGCGAAACCACCAACTACGGCCACTTCGGCAAGGCCGGCCTCCCCTGGGAGCAGACCAATAAGGTCAGCGCCCTCCGCGCAGCGATCAAATAA